The following coding sequences are from one Cygnus olor isolate bCygOlo1 chromosome 2, bCygOlo1.pri.v2, whole genome shotgun sequence window:
- the MRPL55 gene encoding 39S ribosomal protein L55, mitochondrial, with protein sequence MAALRRSLSLVLLQLDAVPRGLPTPRCLHTACIQANSNRVAVSRLQRQAYGRQYPLLLVRTDGSTIHIRYKEPKKILMLPLDSNTLPEAERKARLRRQFPTKLRAREEEDTFDKLDMEKYKKFWKK encoded by the exons ATGGCAGCCCTGAGGAGATCCCTGAG CctcgtgctgctgcagctcgACGCCGTGCCCCGAGGGCTGCCGACGCCTCGCTGCCTGCACACTGCCTGCATCCAGGCCAACTCCAACCGGGTGGCCGTGTCCCGCCTGCAGCGCCAGGCGTACGGCCGCCAGTACCCGCTGCTGCTGGTCAGGACCGACGGCTCCACCATCCACATCCGCTACAAGGAGCCCAAGAAGATCCTCATG ttGCCCCTGGACAGCAACACGCTGCCCGAGGCGGAGAGGAAGGCCCGGCTGCGGCGGCAGTTCCCCACCAAACTGAGggccagggaggaggaggacaccTTCGACAAGCTGGACATggagaaatacaagaaattctgGAAAAAGTGA